A region of Plectropomus leopardus isolate mb chromosome 16, YSFRI_Pleo_2.0, whole genome shotgun sequence DNA encodes the following proteins:
- the LOC121955593 gene encoding protein yippee-like 5, with product MGRIFLDHIGGTRLFSCANCDTILTNRAELISTRFTGATGRAFLFNKVVNLQHSEVQDRVMLTGRHMVRDVSCKNCNSKLGWMYEFATEESQRYKEGRVILERALVRESEGFEHVSSDNS from the exons ATGGGGCGGATCTTTTTGGATCACATCGGTGGGACTCGCCTCTTCTCTTGTGCCAACTGTGACACCATCCTGACCAACCGAGCCGAACTCATCTCCACGCGCTTCACTGGAGCCACAGGTCGAGCTTTCCTGTTCAACAAG GTCGTGAATCTGCAGCACAGCGAAGTGCAAGACAGAGTCATGCTGACAGGAAGACACATGGTGCGGGACGTCAGCTGCAAGAATTGCAACAGCAAGCTGGGCTGGATGTACGAGTTCGCCACTGAGGAAAGCCAGCGCTACAAGGAGGGCCGTGTCATCCTGGAGAGGGCGCTGGTGAGGGAGAGCGAAGGCTTCGAGCATGTTTCCTCTGACAACTCCTGA
- the slc35a1 gene encoding CMP-sialic acid transporter, whose translation MAGETVSVVFKLYCLTVMTLVAATYTVALRYTRTISTGDLYFSTTAVCITEVIKLILSLGMLAKETGSPVRLKKAIVEHIFCSPKELLKLSVPSLVYAIQNNMAFIALSNLDAAVYQVTYQLKIPCTALCTVLMLNRSLSRLQWFSVFMLCGGVTLVQWKPAEATKVQVEQNPFVGFIAIAIAVLCSGFAGVYFEKVLKSSDTSLWVRNIQMYLSGILVTLIGVYVTDGEKVLEKGFFFGYTPWVCFVVLLASVGGLYTSVVVKYTDNIMKGFSAAAAIVLSTVASVILFGLQITISFASGAFLVCVSIYLYGLPKQDTLKLNRQDTDKEAKQRLITV comes from the exons ATGGCCGGCG AAACTGTGAGCGTGGTCTTCAAGCTGTACTGCCTGACGGTGATGACACTGGTGGCGGCTACATACACAGTGGCACTGCGGTACACAAGGACCATTTCAACAGGAGACCTGTACTTCTCCACTACAGCAGTGTGCATCACTGAGGTCATTAAATTAATACTGAGTCTGGGGATGCTGGCCAA AGAAACAGGAAGCCCCGTCAGGCTGAAGAAGGCAATAGTGGAACATATATTTTGCAGCCCAAAAGAACTGCTGAAGCTGAGCGTGCCCTCGCTAGTGTACGCAATTCAGAATAACATGGCCTTTATTGCTTTGAGCAACCTCGATGCAGCAGTTTATCAG GTGACCTATCAGCTGAAGATCCCGTGCACGGCCTTGTGTACGGTCCTCATGCTGAATCGCTCTCTCAGCCGGCTGCAGTGGTTCTCCGTCTTCATGCTGTGCGGAGGCGTAACACTCGTGCAGTGGAAGCCTGCAGAGGCGACTAAAGTACAG gTTGAGCAAAATCCTTTTGTTGGGTTCATCGCCATCGCTATTGCTGTCCTTTGCTCTGGATTTGCAG GTGTGTACTTTGAGAAGGTGTTGAAGAGCTCTGACACGTCTCTTTGGGTGAGAAACATCCAGATGTACCTGTCCGGCATTTTGGTGACTCTGATTGGTGTCTACGTGACCGATGGTGAGAAGGTCCTGGAGAAAGGCTTCTTCTTTGGTTATACACCCTGGGTGTGCTTTGTAGTAC TCTTGGCCAGTGTGGGCGGTCTGTACACGTCAGTAGTGGTGAAGTACACGGACAACATCATGAAGGGCTTCTCTGCTGCTGCCGCCATCGTTCTCTCAACTGTAGCATCTGTTATCTTGTTTGGACTACAGATAA CGATCTCTTTTGCCTCTGGAGCCTTCCTGGTGTGCGTTTCCATCTACCTGTATGGACTTCCAAAGCAGGACACGTTAAAGCTGAACCGGCAAGACACAGACAAGGAGGCCAAACAGAGACTGATTACTGTGTGA